A segment of the Pseudomonadota bacterium genome:
GTGCCAGCAACAGTATCTTAGAAATGTAGTCGGAGAGTATTCTCGCTTCTGTGAGTAAACGTTCCCCTAGTGTGAAATTCCGAATATCATAGGCTTGTAAGAGGGTATTAATATGGGTTAAAAAATAGAGTGCGAGTAAAACTAAAGGTAGATAAAGAAAAATCCAGGACCAAAGTCGCCAGTAACGGGGCTTAGGCAAGGTTCGGAGCAGTGTGACTTCAAGTACGATGATGTATAGTACAAGTAGAACTCCGTTTTCTTTACTCAAGGTTCCCAGTACCCCGCCTAAAACAACGCCAATAGAAACCCAAAAAAAACCGGATTTGAGTCTATCTTGTGCCAGATGTTGGCGACCATGCAAATAGAGTAAAAGTCCTACTAAAGTAAAGAGCGTAGAGAGTTGTGTCATACGCTGTATCACATATAACACAGTAGATACTTGTAAGGGATGCAATAACCAGAGAGAAGCCGTCAGAAAAGCGAGTAATAGACTACGCTTTTCAGATAATTTCATCAGGCGAGAGAGAGAGAGGATGAACCAGAACACTAAGCAACCATTGAGCAAGTGTATCATAAGGTTCACATATTTAAACTCCCAAGGATGATGAGGCCAATTATCCGCTTGTAAAGCAAAAGTGAATAATGAAATGGGGCGTCCAAGGCTACTTGCTATTCCTTCAAGGGCAAAGAGAAAAATGGCATAAATCCCCTCGCCCTTAATACTTCTTAAGCTTTCAAGGTTAGGCATATCGTCGAGGATAAAAATACCATTTAATCCTTGCCAATAAAGCCCAACAGTAGTGAGCAAAATGAGGAAAAACAGGCCGCCATAGCTCACTTGAGAAACGAGAGGTGTGCTTAGTTTCTGCATTTTAGGATCTCTGGAAATGAAGATAAAAAAAAACCCGCTTAGCGAGCGGGTTTAGTTTTAAGGTATAAAAGGAGTCCAAGATTTATCTTGGACGATCCAAAACACCGAAGTTTTCATGAATATTAGGTAATCCTACAGTGACTGAAAATCATCGTTTGTGCAGGATTACCACCAATAATTATATTATTGGCAAACTTTGGGGAGAATTTTGACATCCAGTGGAGGAGTACCATTATTACACGTCCACTTGCCCTGAGCCCGGTCAATCTCGAGTTGACCGGTAATATTATCAAAAGTTATTACTAGCGTACCAATATCAGCCTTGGTGTATGCGACATGTGCATACTTACCTGTGGTTGTTAATCCCAGATCATCAAAACCAGGTGAACCTGTATTTGGCAGAGTTCCTTCCTCAGCATAGTTGGTTTCTAACCCCGTCTTAAGTCCCCCCATCAGTTGCATCCCTTCGGATATCTTGGC
Coding sequences within it:
- a CDS encoding pilin — encoded protein: NVMRTAQKGFTLIELMIVIAIIGILAAVAIPAYQDYMRKAKISEGMQLMGGLKTGLETNYAEEGTLPNTGSPGFDDLGLTTTGKYAHVAYTKADIGTLVITFDNITGQLEIDRAQGKWTCNNGTPPLDVKILPKVCQ